TGCGCGGAACCAGCAACAGCGGCTGGCGTTTGCCCTGATCCCAGATATGGTGCGCGGCATCACGCGCTTCGTCTTCAGGAGAAAGCGCAAAGTAGCAGATATTCGGATGGTTCTGGATCTTCTCAGGCTCGTTGAGCGCCAGCACATTCAGTGGCGTCTGGCTGTTAGCGACCTTCTCAACGTTACTTTTCAGCAGTGGGCCAACCACGATAGTGGCGCCATCCTGCTGTGCCTGCTGCATCACCTGTTCAATCGGCTGGCTGCTGGTGTCATAGACCTTGATCTGAGCGTTGCTGGCCGGTGCGGCAGCAGCAGGCTGAGATTGTGGCTGTGACTGAGGCTGTGAGGTGGTGTCGGCAGACTGCTGCGGCGCGCTGATCGGATCGGCAGAAGAGCCGGCGGCTGCAGCGGGTTGCGTGCTGGCGGTTGCATCCGCGGCGGCGGGCTGGGCAGCAGCAGGCTGCGCGACCGGCGCGGTGATACCATTCTTCGCGTCGTTAAAGCCTTTCTGAATCGCATTCGCGAACACCTGCGCCTGGCCATTCAGCGGCAGCAACAGGGCGATGATGCTGGTAGAGGCTTTGGTGTAGTTCTGCATCTGGCTCAGTTGGGTCGGCAGCGTTTTGGCCGCCGGGTTCTGCGGATAGCGGGTCTGCCAGTCTTTAATGCCTGATTTGAGCATCTCAGCATCCTGGGTATTGGCACGCCAGACCGCGAGCAGATCCAGCCAGCCCTGCAGCACATTTTCGTCTGCATTAATCACCAGGTTGCTGACGTCCTGCGGCGACATCTGCGTCAGCGTCTGCCAGGTGGCGTCGATATTGCCCTGATGATCGGTGCCTTTCAGCAGCGGCTCCTGGGCAATGTAGTTGCGCAGCAGCGAGAGTGAAGGGCGACCCTGTGCGCTGGCAATCTGCAGGCTGTAGTAACGCGCCAGCTGATCCTGCGACAGTGCGCCGGTTTTCACCTGCGCTAACACGGGCTGAACATCGGCGAACTTCTGCTGAGCAATCAGCAATTGCGCTTTCAGCAGCAGGGATTCCTGTTGCTGCGTCTCAGAAAGCTGCTGCGGCAACTGGCTCAGTTGCTGCGTCGCTTCAGGATACTTTCCTTCCTTCAACAGGGCGCGGATTGCAAGTAATTGCCAGTCGGTCTTGCTATCATCGCTGCTTTGCTGCGCTTGCTGCAGATAGTAAGCGGAGCTGGCGGTGACTGGCCCCTGAATATTGACGGCTGAGGTTTGCGGCTTCTGACCGCTACACGCGGCTAAAATCAGCCCAGCAAGAATGACAGGCAGAAAGCGTCCTGCTTTATGACGAACGACTTTTGAAGGAAGCATACTGTATCCAGTGATGTTTTTTTCAAGATGCTCAATATTAAATCGGCAATTCGGATGAAACAATGAAACAACTCGATCGGGCAGAGATTTCTGCCAGCACGCTCTACATCGTTCCAACCCCGATTGGTAATTTGGGTGATATCACCCAGCGGGCGCTGACGGTGCTTTCGAGCGTCGATCTGGTCGCTGCGGAAGATACACGTCATACCGGGCTGTTGCTACAACATTTCGCCATCAATGCGCGACTCTTCTCACTTCATGACCACAACGAGCAGCACAAGGCTGAGCTGCTGCTGACGAAGCTGCAAGAGGGTCAAAGCATAGCCTTAGTTTCTGATGCTGGCACGCCGCTGATTAACGATCCGGGCTACCATCTGGTGCGTCGCTGCCGTGAAGCGGGCATCCGCGTGGTGCCGCTGCCGGGCGCCTGTGCCGCGATTGCCGCGTTAAGTGCCGCAGGACTGCCATCCGATCGTTTCTGTTACGAAGGGTTTCTGCCCGCCAAAACCAAAGGCCGTTGCGATGCGCTGCGGGCGCTGGTGCAGGAGCCGCGCACGCTGATTTTCTATGAATCAACCCATCGTTTACTCGACAGCCTGCAGGATATGGTGAGTGAGCTGGGCGCCGATCGCTATGTGGTGCTGGCGCGCGAGCTGACCAAGACCTGGGAGTCGATTTTCGGTGCGCCGGTTGGCGAGCTGCTGGCCTGGGTGAAAGAAGATGAGAACCGCCGCAAAGGCGAGATGGTGCTGATTGTCGAAGGGTACAAAGTCGATGATGAAGACGCGCTACCGGCCGATGCGCTGCGTACGCTGGCGCTGCTGCAAAAAGAGCTGCCGCTGAAACGCGCGGCTGCGCTGACCGCTGAGATCCACAGCGTGAAGAAGAACGCCCTTTATAAGTATGCGCTGGAGCAGCAAGAGGCGTGACAAATGCCGGCGAATGTCCTATTATCCCGCGCCGAAGCTGACCAGACAGTCGCCGCTTTGTCGTCGTCCTCACTTGTGGGGAGACGGGCAGAGGGGAGGAAAGTCCGGGCTCCATAGGGCAGGGTGCCAGGTAACGCCTGGGAGGCGCAAGCCTACGACCAGTGCAACAGAGAGCAAACCGCCGATGGCCCAGAAATGGGATCAGGTAAGGGTGAAAGGGTGCGGTAAGAGCGCACCGCGCGACTGGCAACAGTTCGTGGCACGGTAAACTCCACCCGGAGCAAGGCCAAATAGGGGTTCACAAGGTACGGCCCGTACTGAACCCGGGTAGGCTGCTTGAGCCAGTGAGCGATTGCTGGCCTAGATGAATGACTGTCCACGACAGAACCCGGCTTAACGGTCAGCTTCGACTTTTTACCAGAAACCCCGCTTCGGCGGGGTTTTTGCTTTTTGGGGCTTGTGCGGGCAGCGATGAATGACTGTCCACGACGCTCTCTATGAAAAGAACGCGGCTTAACGGTCAGCGTCGACTTTTTACCAGAAACCCCGCTTCGGCGGGGTTTTTGCTTTTGTGGGCCTGGTGCAGGCAGCGATGAATGACTGTCCACGACACATATTCTTATATAAGAGTGCGATGGATGATTAGCTTTGAGATCGCGCATGCGCAGGAAACAGGGTCAGATCGGAAAGTCGCTTAAGCCAATCCCTGGCCGCTCGGCCCGCGCGATTACGCACCTCATCCCTGAGGTGCGCCCGTTTCCGGGCCAACGCGTTGCGTTGTTCAAAAACGCTCCCGGCGTTTTTGTCCATGGCGCGGGACGCTTTCCTCTTCTGACCCCGTTCCCAGCATGTTGAGTTGGTCATTGCGACCAGATTCATTCTGATGCGAGAACGTCATCAGTTTGAAACCCCACTTCGGCGGGGTTTCTACATTATGACGCTAACAACAGACAGGCTTTAACCGCGGCCGTGCGGCTCATCCCAGTCAAACGCCGGGCCCAGCGATATCACGCCGCTCGGGTTGATGGTCTTGTGGCTGCAGTAGTAATGATGGCGGATATGCGGCAGGTTGACCGTCTCGGCAATGCCCGGCATCTGATAGATATCACGCAGAAAACCGCTGAGGTTTCTGTAGTCGCTGATCCGGTGACGATCGCATTTAAAATGGGTCACATAGACCGGATCGAAACGGACCAGCGTGGTCCACAAACGCAGATCCGCTTCGGTCAGCTGATCGCCGGTGAGATAGCGATGCTGGCCCAGAATCTGCTCCAGCCGCGACAGCGAATGGAACAGCGCCGTCACTGCCTCATCGTAAGCGGACTGCGAGGTAGCGAAGCCCGATTTATAGACACCGTTGTTCACGGTGTCGTAGATCCAGCCATTCAGCTCATCAATCTTCTCGCGCAGCGCTGCGGGATAGTAATCACCGGCACGTGCACCCACTGCATCAAACGCACTATTAAACATACGGATGATATCGGCAGACTCATTGCTGACGATGGTGTTCTGCTGTTTGTCCCACAACACCGGCACGGTCACGCGGCCACTGTATTGCGGATCGGCGTGCAGATAGAGCTGATAGAGGAACTCGTTCTGGTAGAGCTTATCGCCCGTCGCAGCCTCAAAGGTATCATCGAAGGTCCAGCCGTTCTCCAGCATCAGCGGATGCACCACGGAGACGTCGATCATGTTATCCAGGCCCTTCAACTGACGCATCAGCAGCGTGCGGTGCGCCCAGGGGCAGGCCAGCGAGACATAAAGATGATAGCGATCGCGCTCAGCGGCGAAGCCCGCTTTACCCACCGGACCGGCGCTGCCGTCCGGCGTCACCCAGTTGCGAAAGGCTGACTCTGAACGTTTGAAACGTCCGCCTGTAGATTTGGTGTCGTACCAGGTGTCATGCCAGACACCGTCAATTAACTGTCCCATAATGGCTCCAATGCAAACAGGGCGGGGAAATGTCCCCGCCCTGCTAAGTATATGTGGCATTGCGCTTTATGTGAGATTAGCGCGCAATCGCTGCCTGTGGTTTTCTTTTGCTGATCAGGCGATCGATGCTGTATGCACCCGGACCCACCAGACCTAACACCAGGAAGCCACCCGCGATAGAGAGGTTCTTCATGAACATAATCTGGTTCACGCCTTCGGCAAAGTTACTGTGAAACAGAAACGCGGTCAGGATAGTGAAGCCAGCCGTGAACAGGGCAGTGAAACGGGTCAGGAAACCGAACAGAATCGCCAGACCGCCGCCAAATTCCAGCAGGATAACCAGCGGCAGCATAAAGCCAGGGACGCCCATCGCTTCCATGTATTGCTGAGTGCCTGCATAACCGGTGATTTTACCCCAGCCGGCCGTAATGAACAGGATTGGCATCAGGATGCGAGCCACTAACAAACCAACGTCTTCGAATTTTTTCATCATTTACTCCAGCGCTATCAGGGATGCAGGGCAAGCTGCCCGCAGGGTTTATGCCCGCTGAAAGCAATACTGCATTCATTGGGTTGATAGCTGGAGATGATAATCGCGGAGTGGAAAGGTTGTAAGCGAGATAAACTGTCAGTGTTTTTCAGAAAATCTGATGAAGAAAAGCCGGCCTTTTCAGGACCGGCTTTTAGCAGGATTAACGCGGCGGCAGGGCAGACTTGATCATGCGCCAGGTACTCCAGGCGCCGAACCCCCGCTTTGCCCAGCGTAACAGCTTGCTCGGACTGCGAATGGAGTAGACGGCCAGCGCGCTGCTGCCAATGGCCAGATAGCGACGTAAGCTGAGGAAAGTAAACCAGCCGCGATCGTAGTGGGCGGTGCCTTCCAGCCAGTCACGCCGCGCAGCGCTTAAATCCAGCCGCTGCTGCTGCACATGCTTAAGCAGTTCATGGATGCGTTCTTCACGCTCGCGGCGGCTCATCAGCGCTGGTCCTCAAGCAAATTACGGTCGGTTTCCAGCTCTTTGCGCGTGTGGCTCAACAGCGTCGACTGACGTGATTTGTGAAGCGTCCAGAGTCCGAGAATGACCGCCAGCAGGAACAGCGTGCCGGTTGTGATGCCAATAGCCATCAGACGGTATTGCGCATCCACTGCCCAGATAATCAGAACCATCAGGCTCATCAGACCAAATGCAGTGAACAGCATTGTCAGGCCAACCATCAACAGCAGCTGAATCAGGTTAGCTTTCTCGTGCTCCAGTTCCACCACTGCCAGACGAACGCGCGTCTCGACCATGCCAACCAGCGTGGTCACAATACGCTGGCCGATGTTTATGACCCCTTTAGCCGGGCCGTGGTTGTGCTGTGAGTCAGCCATGGTTAGCGACGCGAAATGAGCATGCCGAGCGCGACACCAATCGCTGCACCGATACCCACGCCATGCCATGGATTTTCACGCACGTAGCCTTCAGCTTTCTGCGCCGCTTCACGGGTGGTCGCAGCGAGGCGTTCACCTGATTCGCCCAGACGTTCACGTGAGCTATCTAGCGCATCACGCGCTTTACTGCGAAGTTTATCCAGCTCGCCTTTGGATTTTTCAGTGCTGCTGCTCAGCACCTCTTCCAGGGTATCAGCCAGGTTTTTCAGTTCAGCACGCAAATGTTCCGATGATGTGTCTTTAGACATAAAATACTCCTTTAACATCAGTTGGTTAATTCCGATTAATAGGGCTCCGCCTGTAACTTTTTCAGCTCCCGGCGCGCTTCATCCAGTTTTTCCTGTCGCTTAGCAATCTTGTCCCTGTCACGGCCCTCTTCACGCTCTTCCCTGAGTGCGTGCTCACGCTCTGCAACTTTCTGCTTCTGAGCGTTAATTCTTTCCAGATGGGCGGCCTCAAGCTTTTTATCGCTGCAATCTGCCCGGACTTCGGTCAGCGCGCGCTCCAGACCATTAACACGGCGCTGGTTGTTATGCTTCTGCGCCATCCCGATTTCACGCTGAATATCCTGCTCTTTCTGTTCACACAGCGATTCTGCCGCCAGCAGTGAACCCGACAGCGAAAACAGCGCGACTCCCAGTAATACTTGATATTTCATCGGTCCTGAACCTTCCATTGCGACCTGATTCGTCATCACACGCGGAATCTTTTGCCCACGGGTGCTGAGAATCGACTCTCGGTTAAGCATAGACACGCATAGTAAAAAGTTCAAAGAAGACCGGGAGATAGAGCGCCTTTAAGACCGCCACACTCACCCGCGGCGGTCTTAAAAAAGAGGAGAGTCGTGGGATTACGCCAGTGAGAGGTGCTGTGAGTGATCGTGCTGCGCCACAATAAAGCCCTGTGGCAGCAGGCGGCGTAACACCTTCTGGGCAGCCAGACTCTGCTCTTCGCTGTCAAAATGGATGATCAGTGCATCACCCGCAGGGGTAATGCTTTTGATACGGATACCCTGCGCGCTTAACTGCTGATAGAGATAAAAACCATCGGGCAGCGTGGCGCCAGCATGGGAAACCCGAATCTGCACGACCGTTTCATGTTTCATTAAAGGCGGGATCGCGCAAAGCGCGACCAGCGCGAGCGCGCCAGCGATCAACCACGGTAACCACCGTTTAGGAATAGCCTGCAGCAGTTTCATTACTCGGCTTTCCCGTTCTGATTCGCCTGTCGCTTACGCCATATCACTACCAGGGATCCCACCAGACCAAACACCAGCAGTGCCAGCGGCAGCATCATCAGGAAGAACATCATCTCGTCTTCATAACGACGGAAAATCGGGGTTTTACCCAGTGCGAAGCCGATAACGGTCAGAATCACGACCCACAGGAACGCACTGATCCAGTTGAAGAACTGAAAGCGGGCGTTACTGAGGCCCGATAATCCGGCGATGGTAGGCAGCAGCGTTCGCACAAATGCGATAAAGCGACCAATCAGCAGGGCCGATAAGCCGTGACGGTGGAACATGCTGTGCGCACGCAGATGATACTGGGCGGGAAGATGGGCGAGCCATTTCTGTACCGTGGGCGTGTTACCCAGCCAGCGGCCCTGGATGTAGCTCACCCAGCAGCCAAGACTGGCACCGGTCGTTAAAACCAGAATCGTGATGGGGAAACTCATGGTGCCTTTGGCAATCAGTACGCCGACCAGAATCAGCAGACTGTCACCCGGCAGAAAGGCGGCGGGAAGAAGGCCATTTTCTAAAAATAAAATCATGAACAGCACGCCGTAAATGGCCCATACCAGCGTGGGATCGGAGAGGGTTTCGTAGTCCTGCTGCCACAGGGCATGCAGCAACGATTGCAAAATTTCCATCAATTCATTCCTGAACATCAGTGTTAAACATGTCCCACAGGGACTTAAACGCAGACCGGCATTTCGTTATACATTTTAGGAGCGCAGCCTGGGCGGGGTTTTCCGGATCCTTCCAGAATTGATTGTTAAATCAGCGACTTTATAATCCCCTGTCGCACAGGGTAATAAAAGGGCGATAACTGTAACAAAAATCGCCTGTCTGAGACAGGAAAACTCTCTTGCGAACAGGAGTTTTACCTTGTGAAACGGCCTGTAAAAAGGAGCTTTACATGACCTGACACTATTGCAGACTAACTGACCATTTCAGGGGGTTTTCAGGCACTTTTAGCGGGCGTTATTGGACCCATCAGGCAGGATGACCGGATTCTCAGCAAACATGTAACGATCCACGTTAAATTCAAAATCATCCGCCGTCGCGTTAAACAGCATCTGTTTAGTATTTTCCAGATGTTGCCACATCGCCAGCTTGCTGGCGGCGGGATCTTTACGCATCAGGGCTTTGAGAATCTGATCGTGGTCGTCGCACCAGCTGAGAATGCTGCGCTGGTCGATGTGTTCGTGGAGTTTGAGCCAGTAGGGATTGTGAAGGCGGTGCAGCCACATTTTTTCAACGATAGCGGCTAACGCACTGTTCTGGGTGGACTGTGCGATACGCACATGAAACTGCATGTCCCACTCGGAGTCGCGGAAGTGATCCTCCTGGCGGGCTTTTTCCTGAATCGCCATCAGATCGATGATGTCCTGACGCGTCACCTGGGTTGCAGCGAACTCCGCCACATTACTTTCAATCAGCTGGCGCGCCTGCAGTAATTCAAACGGGCCAAACGTCGCGAACTCCAGCTGGCTGCTGGTGGGAGCGATGCGGTTCTGCTGCTGGCTGGCAATCACGTGAATGCCGGAGCCTTTGCGGACCTCAACATAGCCTTCCACTTCCAGCATGATGATCGCTTCGCGGACGACGGTGCGGCTCACTTCCATCTCTTCGGCAATCAGGCGTTCAGCAGGCAGTTTTTCGCCGACCGGGTAGATCCCGGTTTCGATGCGGCTTTTCAGCTCGCTGGCCAGCTGTTGATAGAGTCGACGGGATTCAGTGAGGTCCATAGCACAATCCTGGTAGCAGACAGATAAGTTGTTATACCACTTCAGGCGGTGCGAGGAAATGGGCTGGCTTGCGCCAGCCCGGCAGATCAATTGTGAACGGCGCTGGCTGGCGGAATAACCGTTTCCGCTTCCAGCTCTGAAATCGGTTTGTTTTTCAGGACGGTCCAGATCACCACGGCACCCAGCAGATCGAACACCGCCAGCGCGGCAAACAGCGGGCTGAAGCCCAGCGTATCGGCCAGTGCACCGACAACCAGCGCAAACATGGTGCTGGCGGTCCAGGCTGCCATGCCGGTCAGGCCGTTAGCCGTCGCGACTTCGTTGCGGCCGAAAACGTCTGATGACAGGGTGATCAGTGCGCCAGAAAGCGCCTGATGCGCAAAGCCGCCGATGCACAGCAGACCAATCGCGACGTAAGGGCTGGTGAACAGGCCGATGGTGCCCGGCGCAATCATTAACACCGCACCCATCGTGACGACCATCTTGCGGGAGACGATCAGATTAACGCCGAACCAGCGCTGAAACAGCGGCGGCAGGTAGCCACCCAGGATGCAGCCGAAGTCCGCGAACAGCATCGGCATCCAGGCAAACATCGCAATCTCTTTCAGATTGAAGCCGTACACCTTAAACATGAACAGCGGAATCCAGGCGTTGAAGGTTCCCCACGCCGGTTCTGCCAGAAAACGCGGCAGGGCAATGCCCCAGAACTGACGATTACGGATAATCTGCAGGGCCGACATTTTGCGGGTGTTACCGGTCTGATGCTGCGCTTCCTGACCGGAGATAATATAGTCACGCTCTTCATCGCTCAGCTTCTTCTGCTGTTTCGGATGTTTGTAAAACACCAGCCAGCAGAGCGCCCAGGCCATGCTGAGTACACCGGTCATGATAAAGGCCATCTGCCAGCTGTGCGCCACGATCGCCCAGACGACCAGCGGCGGAGCCAGCATCGCCCCGATAGACGAACCGACGTTAAAGTAGCCTACCGCGACCGAACGCTCTTTGGCCGGGAACCACTCACTGCTCGCTTTCAGTCCGGCTGGGATCATCGCCGCTTCAGCCGCACCGACGGCACCACGTGCCAGCGCAAGGCCGCCCCAGCTGCCTGCCATTGCGGTGGCGGCACAGAAGATCGCCCACAGCACAGCAAACACCGCGTAGCCGACTTTGGTACCCAGCAGATCCAGTACATAACCTGCCACCGGTTGCATCAGCGTGTAGCAAGCTGAATAAGCCGCAATGATGTAGGAGTACTGCTGCGTGGTGATGTGCAGCTCTGACATTAACGTCGGGGCCGCCACAGCAATGGTGTTACGGGTCAGATACCCCAGCACCGTACCGAGCGTCACCAGTCCAATCATGTACCAGCGTAACCCTTTGATCTTACGCATCCTCTACCTCTTCCAGTTCTGTATGCGGTCTTGCCGCTGTTGTTATCTGGAGCGGGACAGCACGTGATGCAGCTCTGCTCACGCCCGCAGGTCCTGTCTGAGCAACCCTGTTCTGACCTTGCCATTATCTGAGTCACTTACGCCCTCATGATGGGACGAGAGCCTAACTTGTTATACAACTTTAAAAGTTGAGTGCCATCACAAAAACCCTTTCTGCACTGTGGGATACTGGAAACCTGCGTAATGACAGCCATTTAGCGCGCTACGGGCGACAAAAACGTCCATAACGGCAGTCCGCTACCGCCGTTTATGTGAGCAGGATCTCAAATAAATCCGTATCCCACTAAAATTGGTATGATAACTTTGAGCCTTCAGGGGTTCAGTCGATGAGGAAGCATGTATGTCACGTTTCATGACCGAGGATTTTTTGCTGGATAGCGAGTTCGCCCGTCGTCTCTATCACGACTATGCGAAAGATCAGCCGATTTTCGACTATCACTGCCACTTACCGCCGCAGCAGATTGCCGAAAATTATCGCTTCGCCAACCTTTATGACATCTGGCTGAAGGGCGATCACTATAAGTGGCGGGCAATGCGCGCCAACGGTGTGGCTGAGGCGTTCTGTACCGGCAACGCCAGCGATCGTGAAAAGTTTGACGCCTGGGCGCGCACCGTGCCGCACACCATCGGCAACCCGCTCTATCACTGGACCCACCTGGAGTTACGCCGTCCTTTCGGCATCACCGACACGCTGCTCTCTGAAAAAACTGCCGACACCATCTGGCATCGCTGCAATGAACTGCTGGCGCAGGATAGCTTCACAACGCGCGGCATCATGCAGCAGATGAAGGTGAAGATGGTCGGCACCACGGACGATCCGCTGGATGATCTGCGCCATCACCGCGCGCTGGCAGACGATGCCAGCTTCAGCGTCAAAGTGCTGCCGAGCTGGCGTCCGGATAAAGCGTTTAATATCGAAGCCGAAACCTTCCTGCCGTGGATTGAAACGCTGGAGCAGCTGACCGACATCAGCGTGCAGCGTTTTGACGATCTGCGCAGCGCCCTGCATCAGCGGCTGGATCACTTCGCCGCGCACGGCTGTAAAGTCTCCGATCACGCGCTGGATGTGGTCTGTTACGCCGAGGCGGATGACGCCACACTGGATGGGATTCTGGCGCGTCGTCGCAGCGGTGCCGCGCCAAATCCGCAGGAAACGGCACAGTTTAAAACGGCGGTACTGGTCTGGCTGGGCAGCGAATATGCCCGCCGGGGCTGGGTGCAGCAGTATCACATTGGCGCACTGCGCAATACCAACCCGCGCCAGTATCAGCTGCTGGGGCCGGATGTGGGCTTCGACTCTATCAACGACCAGCCGCTGGCAGAGCCGCTGGCACGGCTGCTGGGTGCGCAGAATCTCAATAATGCACTGCCGAAAACGATTCTCTACTGCCTGAACCCGCGCGACAACGAAGTGCTGGCGACGATGGCGGGTAACTTCCAGGGCGAAGGTCAGGCGGGCAAAATGCAGTTCGGTTCCGCCTGGTGGTTCAACGATCAGCTGGACGGAATGCAGCGTCAGATGACTCAGCTGGCGCAGATTGGCCTGCTGAGCCGCTTCGTCGGGATGCTGACCGACAGCCGCAGCTTCCTCTCTTACACCCGCCACGAATATTTCCGTCGTCTGCTGTGCCAGATGATTGGCCGCTGGGTGGAGCAGGGTGAAGCGCCAGCCGATGAAGCGCTGTTAGGTCAGATGGTACAGAACATCTGTTTCAACAATGCCCGCGATTACTTCGGCATCGAGCTGGGAGCCTGATGATGAAAAGGCTAAACCGCCACGACTTTCCGGGCGCGGTCTATCGCGACCGGGTGATCCAGTTCGGCGAAGGAAACTTCCTGCGCGCCTTTATTGACTGGCAGCTTGACTGGCTGAATGAACATCAGGGCACCGATGCCGGGATCGTGGTGGTGCGGCTGCGCAACCGTGAAGTCAGCGACAGCCTGAATCAGCAGGATGGTCTCTACACCACGCTGATTCGCGGGCTGAACGACCAGGGCGAGCAGGTCAGCGAAACCCGGCTGATCCGCAGCCTCAATCGTGAGATCCAGCCCTGGCAGCAGTTTGGTGAATTTATGGCGCTGGCCCGGAATCCCGATCTGCGCATAGTCTTCTCCAACACCACCGAAGCGGGCATCGCTTTTGTCGGCACGGATCAGCTCACCAATCAGCCCGCCAGCAGCTTCCCCGGCAAACTGACGCAGCTGCTGTGGGCGCGCTATTCCCACTTCAATGGCGCCAGCGATCGGGGCTGGCTGGTGGTGCCGTGTGAGCTGATTGACCATAACGGTGACGCGCTGCGCGATCTGGTGCTGCGCTACGCCGATCTGTGGCATCTGCCATCCGAATTTAAAACCTGGGTGAATGAGCACTGTGCTTTCTACAACACCCTGGTTGACCGCATCGTCACCGGCTTCCCGGCGGAAAGCGAGCAGCTGCAACGCGAGCTGGGTTATGAAGATCGCTATCTGGTGGCGGGCGAAGTCTACTACCAGTTTGTGATTCAGGGGCCGTCGGCGCTGTTCAGTGAACTGAAGCTGGCGGCGCTGTCGCCACAGGTCCGGCATGTGGATGACATTGCACCCTATAAAGCGCAGAAAGTGGCCATCCTCAACGGCGCGCATACCGCGATGGTGCCGGTGGCGTTTCTGGCCGGGATTGAGAGCGTGGGTGAGGCGATGGCCGATCCGGCGATTGCCGGATTTGTGGATAACCTGCTGCGTCACGAAGTGATCCCGACGCTGGATCTGCCTGCCGATGAACTGCACGCCTTTGCCGATGCGGTTCAGCGTCGCTTCCGCAATCCGTTTATCCGTCATGCACTGCTGTCGATCGCTCTCAATGGCATGACCAAGTTCCGCACCCGTCTGCTGACGCCACTGCTGGCCGCGCATCAGCAAACCGGCGAGTGGCCGGCACACATCACCTTTGCGCTGGCAGCGTTGATCGCCTTTTATCGCGGCGAGTCAGCCGGAAAACGCTGGCCGTTACAGGATGAGCCGCAGTGGTTACAGCGCTACGCCGACGCCTGGAAAGCGGTTGATGCGGACCAGATGTCACCGGCACAGCTGGTCGATGGCGTGCTCAGCGACGCGCAACACTGGGGCGAAGATTTAACCCGTCAGCCCGGACTGGCTGCGGTTGTCACCCAACACCTGCAAAATATCATCGCCCACGGAATGCGTGAGGCGCTGAGCCAACTGAGATAACGCTATGCAAGACGCAATTAAAATTGATCCCCGCGACAATGTCGCCGTGGCGTTACGTGACTTAGAGGCGGGCGACACGATAGCGCTGCCGCCACTGAGTGTGGAGGTGAAACAGGCCGTCGGACGCGGACATAAATTCGCCCTGCAGCCCATCGCGCAGGATGAGCTGGTGATCAAATATGGGCTGCCCATTGCTCATGCCACGCAGCCTGTGGCCGCCGGTGAGTTAATCCATTCGCAGAACGCCCGCACTAATCTCAGCGATCTGGATGAGTATGCGTATCAGCCCGAGTTTGTGACGTTACCAAAGCAGCCGGGCGATCGTGAGGTGCAGATTTACCGTCGTGCTAACGGCGAGGTCGGCATCCGCAATGAGCTGTGGATCCTGCCGACCGTCGGCTGCGTCAACGGCATTGCGCGTCAGATCCTGCAGCGTTTCCTGAAAGAGACACAGGAGGCAGAAGGCATTGACGGCGCATTCCTGTTCAGCCACACCTTCGGCTGCTCACAGCTGGGGCAGGACCACGAA
This genomic window from Pantoea sp. Lij88 contains:
- the mzrA gene encoding EnvZ/OmpR regulon moderator MzrA yields the protein MKLLQAIPKRWLPWLIAGALALVALCAIPPLMKHETVVQIRVSHAGATLPDGFYLYQQLSAQGIRIKSITPAGDALIIHFDSEEQSLAAQKVLRRLLPQGFIVAQHDHSQHLSLA
- a CDS encoding DedA family protein, whose amino-acid sequence is MEILQSLLHALWQQDYETLSDPTLVWAIYGVLFMILFLENGLLPAAFLPGDSLLILVGVLIAKGTMSFPITILVLTTGASLGCWVSYIQGRWLGNTPTVQKWLAHLPAQYHLRAHSMFHRHGLSALLIGRFIAFVRTLLPTIAGLSGLSNARFQFFNWISAFLWVVILTVIGFALGKTPIFRRYEDEMMFFLMMLPLALLVFGLVGSLVVIWRKRQANQNGKAE
- the exuR gene encoding transcriptional regulator ExuR — encoded protein: MDLTESRRLYQQLASELKSRIETGIYPVGEKLPAERLIAEEMEVSRTVVREAIIMLEVEGYVEVRKGSGIHVIASQQQNRIAPTSSQLEFATFGPFELLQARQLIESNVAEFAATQVTRQDIIDLMAIQEKARQEDHFRDSEWDMQFHVRIAQSTQNSALAAIVEKMWLHRLHNPYWLKLHEHIDQRSILSWCDDHDQILKALMRKDPAASKLAMWQHLENTKQMLFNATADDFEFNVDRYMFAENPVILPDGSNNAR
- a CDS encoding MFS transporter; this encodes MRKIKGLRWYMIGLVTLGTVLGYLTRNTIAVAAPTLMSELHITTQQYSYIIAAYSACYTLMQPVAGYVLDLLGTKVGYAVFAVLWAIFCAATAMAGSWGGLALARGAVGAAEAAMIPAGLKASSEWFPAKERSVAVGYFNVGSSIGAMLAPPLVVWAIVAHSWQMAFIMTGVLSMAWALCWLVFYKHPKQQKKLSDEERDYIISGQEAQHQTGNTRKMSALQIIRNRQFWGIALPRFLAEPAWGTFNAWIPLFMFKVYGFNLKEIAMFAWMPMLFADFGCILGGYLPPLFQRWFGVNLIVSRKMVVTMGAVLMIAPGTIGLFTSPYVAIGLLCIGGFAHQALSGALITLSSDVFGRNEVATANGLTGMAAWTASTMFALVVGALADTLGFSPLFAALAVFDLLGAVVIWTVLKNKPISELEAETVIPPASAVHN
- the uxaC gene encoding glucuronate isomerase, with product MSRFMTEDFLLDSEFARRLYHDYAKDQPIFDYHCHLPPQQIAENYRFANLYDIWLKGDHYKWRAMRANGVAEAFCTGNASDREKFDAWARTVPHTIGNPLYHWTHLELRRPFGITDTLLSEKTADTIWHRCNELLAQDSFTTRGIMQQMKVKMVGTTDDPLDDLRHHRALADDASFSVKVLPSWRPDKAFNIEAETFLPWIETLEQLTDISVQRFDDLRSALHQRLDHFAAHGCKVSDHALDVVCYAEADDATLDGILARRRSGAAPNPQETAQFKTAVLVWLGSEYARRGWVQQYHIGALRNTNPRQYQLLGPDVGFDSINDQPLAEPLARLLGAQNLNNALPKTILYCLNPRDNEVLATMAGNFQGEGQAGKMQFGSAWWFNDQLDGMQRQMTQLAQIGLLSRFVGMLTDSRSFLSYTRHEYFRRLLCQMIGRWVEQGEAPADEALLGQMVQNICFNNARDYFGIELGA
- a CDS encoding tagaturonate reductase, which encodes MKRLNRHDFPGAVYRDRVIQFGEGNFLRAFIDWQLDWLNEHQGTDAGIVVVRLRNREVSDSLNQQDGLYTTLIRGLNDQGEQVSETRLIRSLNREIQPWQQFGEFMALARNPDLRIVFSNTTEAGIAFVGTDQLTNQPASSFPGKLTQLLWARYSHFNGASDRGWLVVPCELIDHNGDALRDLVLRYADLWHLPSEFKTWVNEHCAFYNTLVDRIVTGFPAESEQLQRELGYEDRYLVAGEVYYQFVIQGPSALFSELKLAALSPQVRHVDDIAPYKAQKVAILNGAHTAMVPVAFLAGIESVGEAMADPAIAGFVDNLLRHEVIPTLDLPADELHAFADAVQRRFRNPFIRHALLSIALNGMTKFRTRLLTPLLAAHQQTGEWPAHITFALAALIAFYRGESAGKRWPLQDEPQWLQRYADAWKAVDADQMSPAQLVDGVLSDAQHWGEDLTRQPGLAAVVTQHLQNIIAHGMREALSQLR